A DNA window from Betta splendens chromosome 6, fBetSpl5.4, whole genome shotgun sequence contains the following coding sequences:
- the LOC114857010 gene encoding receptor-type tyrosine-protein phosphatase beta-like isoform X2 has protein sequence MSCLPLTSSDSLPFSTFLLQLSDMGALILLLYLLLSFSRMSGFLIVLTPGRLCLTAKGQRVVLGQCRASGPSLQWAWAGGGRLLHVQSSMCLWADPSPQVPSHARLVTLSACSRASRWGCLDPDGVLGLADTHMRLRKLGSLVTVAENQQSSSWWTRYELDSGGIQRIISMCHGSDTTSYSLIFQSSTNEPLSLSSFVRATLSHTKRTQRSTRRLNETKETWPWRSVSTSGLWTLATSTNPGVLFNSQQEVLSGSGSTYPTNGKGHTLVPSPPHNSTSSPPNTTSPPPNATSIQPNTASSPPNTASPPPNSTSSPPPNTASSPPSTASPLPNSTSSPPPNTASSLLNSTSSFPPYTASHLPNSTLPPSPNAASSPSDTAPSPSNTASSPLNSTSPSPLYTASHLPNSTLPPSPNAASSPSDTAPSPSNTASSPLNSTSPSPLYTASHLPNSTLPPSPNAASSPSDTAPSPSNTASSPLNSTSPSPLYTASHLPNSSSSPPPNTAPSPSNTASSPLNSTSPSPLYTASHLPNSTLPPSPNAASSPSDTAPSPSNTASSPLNSTSPSPPYTASDLPNSTSSLPSNTASPPPNTTSSPLNSTSPSTPNTAPSPSNTAISPLNSTSPSPPNTASHLPNSTSSLSPNTASPPPSTASAPPDRASSPLNSTSPSPPNTASHLPNSTLSPPPNTASSPSNTASSPLNSTSPSPPNTTSSPPNTALSSPNSTATPPVPPRTTSLPSTTAMFMMNDDETTTHHVVPADFTIYPKTSATSTSQIISPTTVRVGLFPLTPTGLSNTPKSSTSLVFTTKQKTTPLASATPPNFSTTIRSLIPQTPTTTVTRTTHSTAPISPVFNTPTPTPAALTMTRRSLTAPPTTAMLQTSAPPVHTARASPCSVNLTEIQSGPDLAVVTVTSDGVWCEFSLVIEDVSWMRSTHCHLSKETRTTFICHIKGLEPGTLYRLTVVSRKNGQRSSALLRTAPSSVRNLQAKPLSSHCLSVCWQAGPGKIEQFRILLLMDHEWVSLKNITVNNTVRSTQLNGLRPGTRYTVTVVTEAVGLQTSSSTHAVTVPAVVSDLRMDSEGSSTHLRASWGSADGGVDFYLLTLSDSQSAPRQHRLQPNATQVIFEGLSPGRSYELSVKTIAGGQNSETWASGRTVPDPVSSLSVVPLGRTLSASWTPPSGDWDRYSIVLRNGSIVLLNETISKVRTKFILDLVLVPGRLYRAEVTVHSGGLRNSVSCQGSLPPGPVQQLVVRHFNQTGLSVLWNQPVGDWDTFTVLLRQADSTTVMTQRFLPWESRECSFQNLTPGRQYSVSVLTISGNLTSFTNVTAWTSPAQIVRLQFSNDGTTDSLRVHWEQASGDLDFYQVLLIHESSVIKNESVEPKTTSVSFGSLIPGALYRTVVTTVRAGHLSRQTVAEGRTVPAAVGEVRVSNNGRPDFLSVSWGLAPGEVDSYLVTLRDHKDMVHFVAVSKSSPECVFNSLVAGRLYNISIASRSGSYQNHTVVRERTQPSKVQNPTATHGARDNYLKVYWHHAAGDFDFYLVFIKHNNVLLQNQTIPKTQSQCVFSSLVPGRLYTVLVNTRSGRYESSTSTHGRTFPAAVQSLVLAEQGTEYLMVRWLAAPGDVDHYEVQLLFNDLKVFPPITLGSSRGECVLPSLTPGRLYKILVSTFSGPNQKAQFVEGRTVPSKVKNIHISNSGDSSSLKVSWTPGQGDVDGYSVFLYHNSRQLDVRSVFKQQNEVTFASLQPGQLYKVMVQSVSGELLNNNTASGRTVPSEVSGLQVDNLHSTCSLWVRWQEALGIADRYDLQVLDSRGRLVTNCSEPFGRTTHTFNGLTPGKKYKVVVQTTSGGVHSPGVSAEARTRPAAVTDLTITTNRTTSLSFSWSPPDGDFELYEVFLYKSDDSLQERRRVQSTGQQCSFENLRPGASYKVVVLSHSGDQSSQSFLWARTVPAAVLSLKTCGGNRSENLCVNWDHGGGELSGYLLQLYNPNGLLHVEEQLGPEVTEFIFSHLVPGRLYRIEVLSLSGEVRNRASTLGRTAPRPPTSLLFRGVTNSSLEITWSGPVGSDYDDFDLQWTPQDPLSVINPYHSRTSGSRIVTGLFPGRLYTFHLCTVSGAGRPGAVPTYSSSVISSIRTKPERVHSLHCRPQSSTSISCSWVPPGSDYDFYNIECLLQSSQILVHSRRTGRDSSTYLIFQLEPHKRYTISVKVISGSTTSEAVQDSVITMIDRPPVPPLSTRVSYKSAVANKSSISFSFNCTWFSDVNGAIKFFAVVVLESGGLDDVQPDQKHPLPSYLHYKFNSSIKSYQTSYFPSNCSSTNFEVRLGTGMESLGGPCDHEPRGSGELNHFCDGPLKPKTAYRLSVRAFTQLSDEDKSDFSALSPLFTDTYLSLPVVTEAERLSGVVEGVSAGMFLIAMLAGVTALLICRHRTWKGDEERQPVRMSMRRERPGPGFHLGGQGNQHISSPIKITNFESHYNKLQADSNYLLSSEYEDLKEVGRNQPLDFALQAENRGKNRYNNILPYDSTRVKLSYVDDDPCSDYINASYISGTNLRREYIATQGPLPGTKDDFWKMVWEQNVHNIVMVTQCVEKGRVKCDHYWPFDQDPLYYGDLIVQMLSESVLPEWTIREFNICSEEQLSCTRLVRQFHYTVWPDHGVPETTQSLIQFVRTVRDYVNRTPGSGPTVVHCSAGVGRTGTFIVLDRVLQQLDSKDTVDIYGSVFDLRLHRSHMVQTECQYSYLHQCVRDVLRARKLRYEQENLLYPIYENVNYSVQKEIPCTRQ, from the exons ATGAGCTGTCTTCCTCTCACGTCCTCTG acTCGCTTCCCTTCAGCActtttcttctgcagctcagcgaCATGGGCGCCCTGATTCTGCTTCTATATCTGCTCCTCAGTTTCAGCCGCATGT CCGGGTTCCTCATTGTGCTGACCCCTGGCAGGCTGTGTCTGACCGCCAAAGGCCAGCGCGTGGTCCTGGGCCAGTGCCGGGCCTCTGGGCCCTCCCTTCAGTGGGCGTGGGCTGGTGGAGGCAGGCTGCTCCATGTCCAGTCCTCCATGTGTCTCTGGGCTGATCCCAGCCCTCAGGTGCCATCTCATGCCCGCCTTGTCACACTGAGTGCCTGTAGCAGGGCATCGCGCTGGGGCTGCCTTGATCCGGACGGAGTGCTAGGactggctgacacacacatgcgccTGAGGAAGCTGGGCTCGCTTGTCACGGTGGCAGAAAATCAACAGAGCAGCTCATGGTGGACCAGGTATGAGCTGGATTCAGGTGGGATCCAGAGGATCATATCTATGTGCCACGGCTCAG aTACAACATCTTACTCGTTGATCTTTCAATCATCCACTAATGAGCCTTTGAGCCTCAGCAGTTTCGTCAGAGCaactctgtcacacacaaaacGAACCCAGAGAAGCACCAGGCGTCTCAACGAGACCAAAGAAACTTGGCCCTGGAGGTCGGTCAGCACCTCGGGGCTGTGGACTCTAGCTACATCCACTAATCCTGGGGTCCTATTCAACTCTCAACAAGAGGTTCTGTCCGGTTCTGGATCCACATATCCCACTAATGGAAAAGGCCACACATTAGtaccttcacctccacacaaCTCAACATCAAGTCCACCTAACACAACTTCACCTCCACCCAACGCAACATCAATTCAACCCAACACAGCCTCATCTCCACCCAATACAGCTTCACCTCCACCCAACTCAACATCATCACCTCCACCCAACACAGCTTCATCTCCACCCAGTACAGCTTCACCTCTACCCAACTCAACATCATCACCTCCACCCAATACAGCTTCATCGCTACTCAACTCAACATCATCATTTCCACCCTATACAGCTTCACATTTACCCAACTCAACATTACCACCTTCACCCAACGCAGCTTCATCTCCATCTGACAcggctccatctccatccaatACAGCTTCATCTCCACTGAACTCAACATCACCTTCTCCACTCTATACAGCTTCACATTTACCCAACTCAACATTACCACCTTCACCCAACGCAGCTTCATCTCCATCTGACAcggctccatctccatccaatACAGCTTCATCTCCACTGAACTCAACATCACCTTCTCCACTCTATACAGCTTCACATTTACCCAACTCAACATTACCACCTTCACCCAACGCAGCTTCATCTCCATCTGACAcggctccatctccatccaatACAGCTTCATCTCCACTGAACTCAACATCACCTTCTCCACTCTATACAGCTTCACATTTACCcaactcatcatcatcacctccacccaacacagctccatctccatccaatACAGCTTCATCTCCACTGAACTCAACATCACCTTCTCCACTCTATACAGCTTCACATCTACCCAACTCAACATTACCACCTTCACCCAACGCAGCTTCATCTCCATCTGACAcggctccatctccatccaatACAGCTTCATCTCCACTGAACTCAACATCACCATCTCCACCCTATACAGCTTCAGATCTACCAAACTCAACATCATCACTTCCCTCCAACACAGCTTCACCTCCACCCAATACAACTTCATCTCCACTCAACTCAACATCACCATCTACACCCAAcacagctccatctccatccaatACAGCTATATCTCCACTCAACTCAACATCACCATCTCCACCCAATACAGCTTCACATCTACCCAACTCAACATCATCACTTTCCCCCAACACAGCTTCACCTCCACCCAgcacagcttcagctccaccCGATAGAGCTTCATCTCCACTCAACTCAACATCACCATCTCCACCCAATACAGCTTCACATCTACCCAACTCAACATTATCACCTCCACCCAACACAGCTTCATCTCCATCCAATACAGCTTCATCTCCACTCAATTCAACATCACCATCTCCACCCAATACAA CTTCATCGCCACCCAATACAGCTTTATCTTCACCCAACTCAACAGCAACACCACCAGTACCTCCAAGAACAACTTCACTTCCCTCCACTACAGCAATGTTtatgatgaatgatgatgaaacCACCACCCACCACGTGGTTCCTGCAGACTTTACTATTTATCCAAAGACTTCAGCGACATCCACAAGTCAAATTATTTCACCCACAACGGTCAGGGTTGGACTCTTTCCCCTTACTCCAACAGGATTATCAAACACACCCAAATCCTCCACTAGTTTAGTATTCACAACCAAACAAAAGACAACCCCTTTAGCTTCAGCAACTCCACCCAATTTTTCTACCACCATCAGGAGTCTGATACCTCAAACTCCAACCACAACTGTGACAAGGACGACACATAGCACAGCACCCATCAGTCCAGTCTTCAACACACCTACTCCAACTCCTGCAGCACTAACCATGACCAGAAGAAGTCTGACTGCTCCCCCAACAACAGCAATGCTTCAAACCTCTGCTCCACCT GTTCATACCGCCAGGGCCTCGCCATGTTCAGTGAACCTGACAGAGATCCAGTCTGGTCCGGACTTAGCCGTGGTGACCGTAACCAGTGACGGCGTGTGGTGTGAGTTCAGCCTGGTCATTGAGGATGTTTCTTGGATGCGATCAACTCACTGTCACTTATCTAAAGAGACCAGGACCACCTTCATCTGTCACATCAAGGGTCTGGAACCCGGGACCCTGTACCGCTTAACAGTGGTTTCCAGGAAGAACGGACAGAGGAGCAGTGCCTTGCTTCGCACAG ccCCTTCCTCTGTCCGGAATCTCCAGGCTAAGCCTTTGTCCTCACACTGCCTCAGTGTTTGCTGGCAGGCGGGTCCTGGCAAAATTGAACAGTTTAGGATTCTGCTGCTAATGGATCACGAATGGGTATCACTAAAAAACATTACCGTAAACAACACTGTGAGATCCACTCAGCTGAATGGCCTGCGGCCTGGAACCCGCTACACCGTCACCGTGGTAACAGAAGCTGTGGGCCTGCAAACATCCAGCTCCACCCACGCTGTCACAG TTCCAGCAGTTGTGTCCGATCTAAGGATGGACAGTGAGGGCAGCTCCACTCATCTGCGGGCCTCCTGGGGCTCAGCTGATGGAGGTGTGGACTTCTACCTTCTCACCTTGTCGGACTCACAGTCCGCTCCTCGGCAGCACCGCCTGCAGCCCAACGCAACCCAGGTGATCTTTGAGGGTCTGAGCCCCGGTCGCAGCTACGAGCTGTCGGTGAAGACCATAGCTGGAGGACAAAATTCTGAGACTTGGGCAAGTGGCCGGACGG TGCCGGACCCGGTGTCGTCTCTGTCTGTGGTGCCTCTGGGCAGAACCCTGAGCGCCAGCTGGACGCCGCCCTCAGGGGACTGGGACAGGTACAGCATTGTTCTGAGGAACGGTTCCATTGTTCTGCTCAATGAGACCATCAGTAAAGTCAGAACAAAGTTTATCTtggacctggttctggttccgggTAGACTCTACAGAGCAGAAGTCACGGTTCACAGTGGGGGTCTGAGAAACTCAGTGTCCTGCCAGGGATCGCTGC CTCCTGGCcctgtgcagcagcttgttgttcGTCACTTTAATCAAACTGGTCTGAGTGTCCTGTGGAATCAACCAGTTGGAGACTGGGACACGTTTACGGTGCTCCTCAGACAGGCAGACTCCACCACTGTGATGACTCAAAGGTTCCTTCCCTGGGAGTCCAGAGAGTGTTCCTTCCAGAACCTCACCCCAGGACGCCAGTACTCAGTGTCTGTGTTGACCATCAGTGGGAACCTGACCAGCTTTACTAATGTGACAGCATGGACAA GTCCAGCGCAGATTGTCAGGCTGCAGTTTTCCAATGATGGAACCACCGACAGTCTGCGGGTGCACTGGGAACAAGCCTCTGGAGACCTGGACTTTTATCAGGTCCTGCTGATCCACGAAAGCAGTGTTATCAAGAATGAGAGCGTGGAGCCAAAAACAACCAGTGTCAGCTTTGGATCTCTGATTCCTGGAGCTCTGTACCGCACTGTGGTCACCACAGTCAGAGCTGGACATCTCTCCAGACAGACCGTGGCCGAGGGCCGCACAG TCCCAGCTGCAGTGGGGGAGGTGCGGGTCAGTAACAATGGCCGTCCGGACTTCCTCAGCGTGTCGTGGGGTCTGGCTCCAGGTGAGGTCGACAGTTACCTGGTGACACTGAGGGACCACAAGGACATGGTTCACTTTGTTGCAGTTTCCAAATCCAGCCCTGAGTGTGTTTTTAACTCTCTGGTGGCCGGACGCCTCTACAACATCTCCATCGCATCCCGCAGTGGCAGCTACCAGAACCATACCGTGGTCAGAGAGAGGACAC AGCCGTCAAAAGTCCAGAACCCAACAGCAACACATGGAGCCCGAGACAACTACCTGAAGGTTTACTGGCATCACGCAGCTGGAGACTTTGACTTCTATCTGGTCTTCATCAAACACAACAACGTGCTCCTGCAGAACCAGACGATCCCAAAGACTCAGAGCCAATGCGTGTTTAGCAGCCTGGTGCCAGGCAGACTCTACACCGTGCTGGTGAACACACGCAGTGGGAGATATGAGAGCAGCACCTCCACCCACGGTCGGACCT TCCCAGCAGCCGTCCAGTCACTGGTCCTGGCTGAGCAGGGGACCGAGTACCTGATGGTGAGGTGGTTGGCCGCCCCAGGAGATGTGGACCATTATGAGGTTCAGCTGCTGTTCAATGATCTGAAAGTGTTCCCTCCCATCACTctgggcagcagcagggggGAGTGTGTCCTGCCGTCGCTCACTCCTGGGCGCCTTTATAAAATCCTGGTCTCTACCTTCAGTGGCCCAAATCAAAAGGCCCAGTTTGTGGAGGGACGCACAG TTCCCagcaaagtgaagaacatccaCATCAGTAACAGTGGAGACAGTAGCAGCCTGAAAGTAAGCTGGACCCCGGGTCAGGGCGATGTGGACGGGTACTCTGTGTTCCTGTACCATAACAGCCGCCAGCTGGACGTACGGTCGGTTTTCAAGCAGCAGAACGAGGTGACGTTCGCTTCACTGCAGCCGGGACAGCTGTACAAGGTGATGGTTCAGTCGGTTAGTGGAGAGCtgctcaacaacaacacagcctCAGGACGCACAG TCCCTTCTGAAGTGTCTGGGCTCCAGGTGGACAACCTCCACAGCACCTGCAGCCTCTGGGTGAGGTGGCAGGAAGCTCTGGGCATCGCAGACCGCTATGACCTGCAGGTTCTGGACAGCAGAGGCCGCTTGGTCACTAACTGCTCTGAGCCTTTTGGAAGAACAACACACACGTTTAACGGCCTCACTCCGGGAAAGAAGTACAAAGTCGTGGTCCAGACTACGAGCGGAGGGGTCCACAGCCCGGGGGTCAGCGCTGAGGCTCGAACTC GTCCTGCGGCCGTCACTGACCTGACCATTACAACTAACAGGACCACCTCGCTGTCCTTCTCCTGGTCTCCACCTGATGGAGACTTTGAGCTTTATGAGGTTTTCTTGTATAAAAGTGATGACTCGCTGCAGGAGCGACGACGGGTCCAGTCCACAGGTCAACAGTGCTCGTTTGAGAACCTCAGACCTGGCGCTTCATACAAGGTGGTGGTTCTGAGCCACAGCGGTGACCAGAGCAGCCAGTCCTTCCTCTGGGCCAGGACAG TCCCAGCAGCTGTGTTGTCTCTCAAGACTTGTGGTGGGAACCGGTCCGAAAATTTGTGTGTGAACTGGGACCACGGTGGTGGGGAGCTGAGTGGATACCTGCTGCAACTCTACAATCCTAATGGCTTACTGCATGTCGAGGAGCAGCTGGGACCAGAAGTCACAGAGTTTATCTTCTCTCACCTGGTACCAGGTCGACTATACCGAATCGAGGTTCTGAGTTTGAGTGGAGAAGTCCGTAACAGAGCTAGCACTCTGGGCAGGACTG CTCCCAgacctcccacctccctcctgtTTAGAGGTGTCACCAACTCCTCCCTTGAAATCACATGGAGTGGCCCTGTGGGTTCTGACTATGATGACTTTGACCTGCAATGGACCCCCCAGGACCCGCTGTCTGTGATCAACCCCTACCACAGCCGCACGTCTGGCAGCCGCATCGTCACAGGCCTGTTCCCGGGACGGCTTTACACGTTCCACCTGTGCACTGTGAGCGGTGCCGGCAGACCTGGAGCTGTTCCCACCTACAGCAGTTCCGTTATCAGCAGCATCCGGACCA AGCCGGAGCGAGTCCACAGCCTCCACTGCCGCCCTCAGAGCTCCACATCCATCTCTTGCTCCTGGGTGCCTCCGGGCTCCGACTATGATTTCTACAACATTGAATGTCTTCTCCAGAGCTCCCAGATCCTGGTCCACTCCAGACGCACTGGGAGAGACTCCAGCACCTACCTAATTTTTCAGCTGGAGCCACACAAACGCTACACCATATCTGTGAAGGTGATCTCGGGCAGCACCACGAGTGAGGCGGTTCAGGACAGTGTGATCACCATGATTGATC GTCCTCCAGTGCCGCCCCTTAGCACCAGGGTGAGTTATAAATCTGCTGTGGCCAACAAGTCCTCCATTTCCTtcagctttaactgcacttgGTTCAGTGATGTCAACGGAGCTATCAAGTTCTTCGCTGTGGTGGTGCTAGAGTCTGGAG GATTGGATGACGTGCAGCCTGATCAAAAGCACCCTCTGCCTTCCTACCTGCACTATAAATTCAACAGCTCCATTAAATCCTACCAGACAAGTTACTTTCCCAGTAACTGCAGTTCCACTAACTTTGAGGTTAGGCTGGGAACCGGTATGGAATCGCTGGGGGGACCATGTGACCATGAGCCACGTGGCAGTGGAGAGTTAAATCATTTCTGTGATGGTCCACTGAAACCAAAAACTGCCTACAG GCTCAGTGTTCGAGCTTTCACTCAGCTGTCTGATGAAGACAAAAGTGACTTTAGTGCCTTGTCTCCTCTGTTCACGGACACGTACCTGTCGCTGCCTGTGGTCACTGAGGCAG AGCGTCTGAGTGGAGTCGTTGAAGGCGTCAGTGCAGGAATGTTTCTCATTGCCATGTTGGCAGGTGTCACAGCTTTGCTCATCTGCAGACACAGGACTTGGAAAGG TGATGAGGAGCGCCAACCAGTCAGGATGAGTATGAGGAGAGAAAGACCTGGACCTGGTTTTCACTTGGGAGGGCAAGG CAACCAACACATCTCGAG TCCCATCAAGATCACAAACTTTGAGTCTCACTATAACAAACTGCAGGCCGACTCCAACTATCTGCTGTCCTCAGAATATGAG GACCTAAAGGAGGTCGGACGGAATCAGCCTCTGGACTTTGCTCTTCAGGCGGAGAACCGTGGGAAGAACAGATATAACAACATTCTGCCCT ACGACTCAACGAGGGTGAAGCTCTCTTACGTGGACGATGACCCCTGCTCCGACTACATCAACGCCAGCTACATCTCT GGCACTAACCTCCGGCGGGAGTACATTGCCACTCAGGGCCCTCTGCCAGGAACAAAGGATGATTTCTGGAAAATGGTCTGGGAGCAAAACGTTCACAACATTGTGATGGTCACTCAGTGTGTGGAGAAAGGCCGG GTGAAGTGTGACCACTACTGGCCCTTTGATCAGGACCCTCTGTACTACGGAGATCTAATCGTCCAGATGTTGTCAGAGTCTGTGTTACCTGAGTGGACCATACGAGAGTTCAACATCTGCAGT gaggagcagctgagctgcACCCGCCTGGTTCGTCAGTTCCACTACACGGTCTGGCCCGATCATGGCGTCCCAGAGACGACTCAGTCCCTTATTCAGTTTGTTCGAACGGTGCGGGACTATGTCAACAGGACTCCTGGCTCTGGGCCTACTGTGGTCCACTGCAG